A DNA window from Thermodesulfovibrionales bacterium contains the following coding sequences:
- the ubiA gene encoding putative 4-hydroxybenzoate polyprenyltransferase, producing the protein MMVSKIFERLSAYLRMIKFSHSVFALPFALTSAFIASDGFPELEKFIWIVIAMVSARTAAMGLNRIIDRHIDKANPRTSMREIPSGKVSTLEASGLVLIATAFFILSAWKLNPLCFKLSFLALGFIFLYSYTKRFTSLSHLFLGVTISAAPLGAWIAVTGSFDPRILSLGFSVALWIAGFDILYALQDVDFDRKYGLYSIPARLGISRAILISRIFHIISWSLLFMTGLLFELRSWFFGGVVFAGLILFYEHRLVRPDDLSRLNIAFFNMNGYLSLVVLVFTLISYIT; encoded by the coding sequence ATGATGGTTTCAAAGATTTTTGAGAGATTGTCCGCATATCTGAGAATGATTAAATTTTCTCATTCTGTCTTTGCCCTTCCTTTTGCTCTCACCTCAGCCTTTATTGCATCAGATGGTTTTCCTGAACTTGAGAAATTCATCTGGATAGTTATTGCCATGGTTTCTGCAAGAACTGCTGCCATGGGCTTAAACAGGATAATAGACAGGCACATAGATAAAGCTAATCCCAGGACATCCATGAGAGAGATACCTTCAGGAAAGGTAAGCACCCTTGAAGCATCGGGGCTGGTGTTAATAGCAACTGCTTTTTTTATATTGTCAGCTTGGAAACTGAACCCTCTCTGTTTTAAATTATCCTTTTTAGCCCTCGGGTTTATATTTCTTTATTCCTACACAAAGAGATTTACATCATTAAGCCATCTTTTTCTTGGTGTCACCATATCTGCAGCACCGCTTGGTGCCTGGATAGCTGTTACAGGAAGTTTCGATCCCAGGATACTTAGCCTGGGCTTCTCTGTAGCCTTATGGATTGCTGGCTTCGATATCCTCTATGCCCTTCAGGATGTGGACTTTGACAGGAAGTACGGTCTTTATTCTATACCAGCAAGACTTGGGATCAGCAGGGCAATTCTTATATCAAGAATTTTTCATATAATCTCCTGGTCTTTGCTTTTCATGACAGGTCTTTTATTTGAACTCAGGAGCTGGTTCTTTGGAGGTGTGGTTTTTGCTGGTTTGATACTCTTTTATGAACACAGGCTTGTAAGACCTGATGACCTGAGCAGACTGAATATAGCCTTCTTCAATATGAACGGATATCTGAGCCTTGTGGTCCTTGTCTTTACCCTGATTTCCTATATAACTTAG